One Helianthus annuus cultivar XRQ/B chromosome 12, HanXRQr2.0-SUNRISE, whole genome shotgun sequence genomic region harbors:
- the LOC110895589 gene encoding salicylic acid-binding protein 2 isoform X2, with protein sequence MGLIDNEQKHFVLVHGACHGAWCWFKLKPLLEAAGHRVSAFDLSASGTNTEVIQHVTTLSDYTKPLLEFMAAVPPEEKVVLVGHSLGGMNIALAMEKFPEKVSVAVFLAAFMPDYVHKLSYVLDQDLELGKMLIRPSSLFMKDLQNANQLTEDGYGYVRRVYIICDEDKAIKKGFQQWMIDNNPVDSVKELKDVDHMAMLCDPKQINVCLLDIAHKYA encoded by the exons ATGGGACTCATAGATAATGAGCAAAAGCACTTTGTTTTGGTCCATGGTGCATGCCATGGAGCCTGGTGCTGGTTCAAGCTCAAACCCCTTCTGGAGGCCGCGGGCCATCGCGTCTCCGCCTTTGATCTCTCCGCCTCTGGCACGAATACCGAGGTAATACAACACGTAACCACACTTTCTGACTACACTAAGCCATTGCTCGAATTCATGGCCGCGGTTCCGCCAGAGGAGAAGGTGGTGTTGGTGGGCCATAGTTTAGGCGGCATGAACATCGCTCTCGCCATGGAAAAGTTCCCCGAAAAAGTGTCGGTCGCGGTGTTTCTCGCTGCCTTCATGCCGGACTATGTACATAAGCTTTCTTATGTGTTAGACCAG GATCTTGAACTAGGGAAAATGCTAATCAGACCTAGCTCGCTGTTTATGAAAGATCTACAAAATGCAAACCAGTTAACCGAAGACGGGTATGGTTATGTGAGACGAGTATATATCATCTGTGATGAAGATAAAGCCATTAAAAAGGGATTTCAACAATGGATGATCGACAATAACCCAGTGGATAGTGTGAAAGAATTGAAAGATGTTGATCACATGGCGATGTTATGTGACCCAAAGCAAATCAATGTTTGTCTTCTTGACATAGCCCACAAATACGCTTAG
- the LOC110895589 gene encoding salicylic acid-binding protein 2 isoform X1, which produces MGLIDNEQKHFVLVHGACHGAWCWFKLKPLLEAAGHRVSAFDLSASGTNTEVIQHVTTLSDYTKPLLEFMAAVPPEEKVVLVGHSLGGMNIALAMEKFPEKVSVAVFLAAFMPDYVHKLSYVLDQYNEKSSAEDWMDTQFVPYNAEIDSEMSMLFGPKFMSSSLYQLCSEQDLELGKMLIRPSSLFMKDLQNANQLTEDGYGYVRRVYIICDEDKAIKKGFQQWMIDNNPVDSVKELKDVDHMAMLCDPKQINVCLLDIAHKYA; this is translated from the exons ATGGGACTCATAGATAATGAGCAAAAGCACTTTGTTTTGGTCCATGGTGCATGCCATGGAGCCTGGTGCTGGTTCAAGCTCAAACCCCTTCTGGAGGCCGCGGGCCATCGCGTCTCCGCCTTTGATCTCTCCGCCTCTGGCACGAATACCGAGGTAATACAACACGTAACCACACTTTCTGACTACACTAAGCCATTGCTCGAATTCATGGCCGCGGTTCCGCCAGAGGAGAAGGTGGTGTTGGTGGGCCATAGTTTAGGCGGCATGAACATCGCTCTCGCCATGGAAAAGTTCCCCGAAAAAGTGTCGGTCGCGGTGTTTCTCGCTGCCTTCATGCCGGACTATGTACATAAGCTTTCTTATGTGTTAGACCAG TATAATGAAAAATCATCGGCAGAAGACTGGATGGACACACAATTCGTGCCTTACAATGCTGAAATTGACTCAGAAATGTCAATGTTATTTGGCCCAAAATTTATGTCATCCAGCCTCTATCAACTTTGCTCCGAGCAG GATCTTGAACTAGGGAAAATGCTAATCAGACCTAGCTCGCTGTTTATGAAAGATCTACAAAATGCAAACCAGTTAACCGAAGACGGGTATGGTTATGTGAGACGAGTATATATCATCTGTGATGAAGATAAAGCCATTAAAAAGGGATTTCAACAATGGATGATCGACAATAACCCAGTGGATAGTGTGAAAGAATTGAAAGATGTTGATCACATGGCGATGTTATGTGACCCAAAGCAAATCAATGTTTGTCTTCTTGACATAGCCCACAAATACGCTTAG